Proteins co-encoded in one Rattus rattus isolate New Zealand chromosome 5, Rrattus_CSIRO_v1, whole genome shotgun sequence genomic window:
- the Dusp2 gene encoding dual specificity protein phosphatase 2, whose product MKSTQSRQILPHRRRRRRSRGRGPREAGGFAMPIAMGLEAACELECAALGALLREPREAERTLLLDCRPFLAFCRSHVRAARPVPWNALLRRRARGTPAAALACLLPDRALRARLGRGELARAVVLDESSASVAELPPDGPAHLLLAALQHEMRAGPMAVCFLRGGFESFQAYCPDLCSEAPAQALPPAGAENNNSDPRVPIYDQGGPVEILPYLYLGSCNHSSDLQGLQACGITAVLNVSASCPNHFEGLFRYKSIPVEDNQMVEISAWFQEAIGFIDSVKNSGGRVLVHCQAGISRSATICLAYLIQSHRVRLDEAFDFVKQRRGVISPNFSFMGQLLQLETQVLCH is encoded by the exons ATGAAGAGCACCCAGAGCCGTCAGATCCTGCCACACAGACGCCGCCGCCGCCGGAGCCGAGGGAGAGGACCGCGGGAAGCAGGAGGCTTTGCGATGCCGATCGCCATGGGACTAGAGGCAGCGTGCGAGCTAGAGTGCGCGGCGCTGGGCGCGCTGCTGCGGGAGCCGCGGGAGGCCGAGCGCACACTGCTGCTCGACTGTCGCCCGTTCTTGGCCTTCTGTCGTAGCCACGTGCGCGCCGCGCGACCTGTGCCCTGGAACGCACTGCTGCGGCGCCGTGCACGCGGCACCCCCGCCGCCGCCCTCGCCTGTCTGCTGCCGGACCGCGCGCTCCGGGCGCGTCTGGGCCGCGGGGAGCTGGCCCGCGCCGTGGTGCTGGACGAAAGCAGCGCATCTGTGGCCGAACTCCCGCCGGATGGCCCGGCTCACCTGCTGCTAGCAGCACTGCAACACGAGATGCGCGCGGGACCCATGGCCGTGTGCTTCTTGCGAG GTGGTTTTGAAAGCTTCCAGGCATACTGTCCAGATCTGTGCTCTGAAGCCCCTGCCCaggccctgcctcctgctggaGCCGAAAATAACAACTCTGACCCGAGGGTTCCTATCTATGACCAG ggTGGTCCTGTGGAAATCTTGCCCTACCTATACTTGGGCAGCTGCAACCATTCCTCAGATCTTCAGGGGCTGCAGGCCTGCGGAATCACAGCGGTTCTCAATGTCTCTGCCAGCTGCCCCAACCACTTTGAGGGTCTTTTCCGCTACAAGAGCATTCCAGTAGAAGATAATCAGATGGTGGAGATCAGTGCCTGGTTCCAGGAGGCTATCGGCTTCATTG ACTCAGTGAAGAATAGTGGGGGCCGGGTGCTGGTGCACTGCCAAGCTGGTATCTCTCGCTCAGCCACCATCTGCCTGGCATACCTGATTCAGAGCCATCGAGTACGGCTGGACGAGGCCTTTGACTTTGTTAAGCAACGTCGGGGAGTCATCTCCCCCAACTTCAGTTTCATGGGGCAGCTGCTGCAGCTTGAGACCCAGGTGCTGTGTCACTGA
- the Astl gene encoding astacin-like metalloendopeptidase: protein MGGAGSLWPWMLTLLSLPGLIPGAPSASRCSGVCSTSVPEGFTPEGSRVSQDKDIPAINQGLISEETPESSFLVEGDIIRPSPFRLLSVTNNKWPKGVDGIVEIPFLLSSKYDEPSRQVIMEAFAEFERFTCIRFVAYRGQRDFVSILPMAGCFSGVGRSGGMQVVSLAPTCLQKGRGIVLHELMHVLGFWHEHSRADRDRYIRVNWNEILPGFEINFIKSQNSNMLAPYDYSSVMHYGRFAFSWRGQPTIIPLWTSSVHIGQRWNLSTSDITRVCRLYNCSPSVPDSHGRGFEAPSDGRRPTPASISHLQRLLEALSEESRSSAPSDSGTGGQGIIAGLVDSQQGWEHPAQSTFSVGALARPPQMLAAASKSRPGAGADSISLEQFQPAQAPAVPPVSFPDARDKPTPIQDAFERLALRPGGCAPGSHIREVPRD, encoded by the exons ATGGGTGGCGCGGGAAGCCTGTGGCCTTGGATGTTAACTTTGCTCTCCTTGCCAG GTTTGATCCCAGGAGCACCCTCAGCATCCAGATGTTCAGGAGTCTGCAGTACCAGTGTCCCAGAAGGCTTCACTCCTGAGGGAAGCCGGGTATCTCAGGACAAGGACATCCCCGCAATTAACCAAG ggCTCATCTCAGAGGAGACTCCAGAAAGCAGCTTCCTGGTAGAAGGGGACATCATTCGGCCA AGCCCCTTCCGATTGTTGTCAGTGACCAATAATAAATGGCCCAAGGGTGTTGATGGCATTGTGGAGATCCCCTTTCTGCTCTCCAGCAAGTACG ATGAACCCAGCCGCCAGGTCATTATGGAGGCCTTTGCCGAGTTTGAACGTTTCACGTGCATCCGGTTTGTTGCCTACCGTGGCCAGAGAGATTTTGTTTCTATCCTTCCTATGGCAGG GTGCTTCTCTGGTGTGGGACGCAGTGGAGGGATGCAGGTGGTATCCCTGGCACCCACTTGTCTCCAGAAGGGCCGGGGCATTGTCCTACATGAACTCATGCACGTGCTCGGCTTCTGGCATGAGCATTCTCGGGCAGATCGGGACCGCTACATCCGAGTGAACTGGAACGAGATCCTCCCAG GCTTTGAGATCAACTTCATCAAGTCTCAAAATAGCAATATGTTAGCTCCCTATGACTACTCGTCAGTGATGCATTATGGGAG GTTTGCCTTCAGCTGGCGTGGGCAGCCCACCATCATACCACTCTGGACTTCCAGTGTTCACATTGGCCAGCGATGGAACCTGAGCACCTCAGATATCACCCGGGTCTGCCGGCTGTACAACTGCAGCCCAAGTGTCCCTGACTCCCATGGGAGAG GGTTCGAGGCCCCCAGTGATGGGAGAagacccactcctgcctctatATCACATCTACAAAGACTTCTGGAGGCACTGTCAGAAGAATCTAGAAGCTCTGCCCCCAGTGACTCTGGGACTGGAGGCCAGGGTATTATTGCTGGGCTTGTAGACAGCCAGCAAGGATGGGAACACCCTGCTCAGAGCACATTCAGTGTGGGAGCCTTGGCAAGACCACCTCAAATGCTGGCCGCTGCTTCAAAATCGAGGCCTGGAGCAGGTGCAGACAGCATTTCTCTAGAGCAGTTCCAGCCAGCCCAGGCACCCGCTGTACCTCCTGTTTCATTTCCAGATGCCAGAGACAAGCCAACACCTATCCAAGATGCCTTTGAGAGGCTAGCTCTGCGTCCAGGAGGCTGTGCACCTGGAAGTCACATCAGAGAGGTGCCCAGAGACTGA